Part of the Primulina huaijiensis isolate GDHJ02 chromosome 15, ASM1229523v2, whole genome shotgun sequence genome is shown below.
CTGACAAAGAAAAATTGGTTATTTTCATGGTTATTATTATTtgcataaaatatttggagcttgtatacataattttaattttgttatattattttttttatgggttTATCCAAGATTTGATTTTTACCATTTCTTGCATGACACAAATATCTATTGAAAGATTCCCCATCTTTAGTCCACGTACTACAACTACAACTACAACTACCACCACCATTCGAGTCTTTTTCAATGTGAGTGCCTGTAAAATATAAAGTTTatcctattattttttttaaaaaaaaaaaaaatttgtactaTCAccttattaaattaaaaatcgcAATTCTTTCATCTAATTTAATCGTTAAAGAGACTGTACGAGCAGGGGCGGAGCTAGAATTTTGATTCAGTGTAGGCTATGATATGCTATaagtaataaaacaaaaaaaatcttttaatcataaaacatcACAAAATAACTACCTTACAATTGTTCTTTTCGAGTCTTCATATTTTGAAACCTTTGTACAATAGATTCATTATCAACGGTCAGAAATATATCTTTCTCTACATAGACAATGAGACTATCATTCATCCAATCATCACTCATTCGATTGCGCAACCTGTCTTTCACAATTCTCATGGCAGAAAACACCCTCTCTACTGTCGCCGTTGCAACCGGTAGAATTAATGCCAATGTCAAAAGCTTATAAACCAATGGGTACACCATATTTTTCTTTGACATAACTAACTTCTCTGAAAGATCACCAAGTCCTTTCAACCCTTGAAATGCTTTGTTAGAACGCATATCACATATATAAGTTTCAAGTTGATCATCAAGTGTGGGGAGatcaaatcttgaaaaatcttgTGGATAAAATTCAGCTAGTTGCATCAATTTTTTCTTGTCAAAAGCATAAAACAAGTTTTGTGGACACAAACAAGCTACACAAAGGAGTAACTTTGTACCTGCCTCTGAGAAACGATCATTTAACTCTTGAAGTTGCATGTCGATAACACCATAGAATAAATCCACACGATAATGATGCAAATTTGTCACTTCTGGTGGATTACGATGGGGACGACCACGTGGTGCCCAACGTGTGAACATATCATCCATTTTGAGAACATCAATGTAATGTTGCTCACAAAACCGGTGAACCttttctaaaaatgaatccCAACCATCATCTCTCATTTTTTGGAGTCGTTGTTTGCATATTTGTACCAAATCCATTGCATTCACAATATCCTGATCTTTTTTTTGCAAGGCTGTCGACAATTCACTCGAAATTCCTAAGACATGTTTCATCAAGTGTAGATTGAAtgcaaaatcaaataaaagtaCTGACTCCAATAAGTTAAATGCTTCAGTTTTTTGATCAGGAGAACTGGAATCATCTTCTGAAATTATTTCAAGCACATCAATGACAGCAGAGAACATGGAAATCAAGCTTATCAAAGAATTGTAATGTGACCCCCAACGTGTATCCCCAGCACGTTGAAGGGTAGTTTCTTGATTAAGTCCCCGGCCACTTGAAATCTCACCCCTCTCCAATGCCTCGACAATAAAATCTGAATGTTTCTCTCGTAGAAGATCAGAACGTTTGCAAGATGCTCCAACAACATTTAACACATCACCAACAACACGAAAGAAATTAG
Proteins encoded:
- the LOC140958669 gene encoding uncharacterized protein; this translates as MHRFFKRKDPEPEVQSIGDVRVEEFDFSQLPADPGLRTPICEYNVNIRDQVRRAYLQKGPCQPSGYEFPKRKFGVSQCRRFNPSWFNEFGDWLEYSVEKDAAYCLYCYLFKTAKGKQAGGESFVNEGFTNWKCKDRLNIHVGQHDSEHHKARMNCETLMNQDEHIQSVLHKQSKQMRNDYRIRLNASIDCIRVLLRQGHSFRGHDETESSLNPGNFLIQLEFLGAHNKEINDVILKNAPKNCKLTSPDIQKDIVSACATETINVIIRDVGDSLFSILVDESCDVSTKEQMSVVIRYVDSSGHVNERFIGIEHVTSTTSRSLKAAIDKMFSRYNLSMSKLRGQGFDGASNMQGKFNGLKALILKENPCAFYIHCFAHQLQLALIAVAKKNLPISNFFRVVGDVLNVVGASCKRSDLLREKHSDFIVEALERGEISSGRGLNQETTLQRAGDTRWGSHYNSLISLISMFSAVIDVLEIISEDDSSSPDQKTEAFNLLESVLLFDFAFNLHLMKHVLGISSELSTALQKKDQDIVNAMDLVQICKQRLQKMRDDGWDSFLEKVHRFCEQHYIDVLKMDDMFTRWAPRGRPHRNPPEVTNLHHYRVDLFYGVIDMQLQELNDRFSEAGTKLLLCVACLCPQNLFYAFDKKKLMQLAEFYPQDFSRFDLPTLDDQLETYICDMRSNKAFQGLKGLGDLSEKLVMSKKNMVYPLVYKLLTLALILPVATATVERVFSAMRIVKDRLRNRMSDDWMNDSLIVYVEKDIFLTVDNESIVQRFQNMKTRKEQL